The sequence AAAGGCCATTAACAGAGCCGCAGATCAAAGTGGTGTGCAGGCAGACACTGGAAGCATTGAACTACTTGCATGAAAATAAGATCATCCACAGAGATCTAAAAGCTGGCAATATTCTTTTCACATTAGATGGAGACATTAAATTAGGTAAGATCGTTGCATATAAAAGTCTTTCATAGAACTTTGCATGGTCTTATAATTGTATTTTCCTTAGGCTGTTGTTTGTCAGAGTTCAGTATTCATTTAAATATCAATCTAACAATTAGAGTTTTTTCAGATGTGAGTGGTTTGCtgttatgaagaaagaaaaataaaaaccaaccttGAGTAAATGTCCTAACAGTTCTTGGCACATCTTTCAGACTTCAAAATCAGCAGGGCTAGGAGTCATATCAATATCTGTACCAAGTTGCCCAAAGTCAGATACAGGTCCTACTGTTTCTTAGTATAATGCTCTTAATTATACTTATCTTTACTATAGTACCATAAGAACCTCCCTTTGAAGTTGTTAGTTTAGAAAATTAACAACCATCACTATCACCAAAAACCAGTTCCTAGTACTGTTGTCTTTCTATTACTGAGAGAAGTAATAATCTTAATTATTCAACTGAGTTTTTCCATGCCTTTTTTAGTTGTTCATTACATTGAAATTAAGGTAGAACAGTCtggaagaaaattaatacaaGCTTACTATTGTTgattcctggggtttttttatctgaATTTAAGCAGTCATCCACTTTTTCCCTCTGATGTGGTAGGGAATCAGTGAGGATTCCTCCATGAAGAACTGACAAAGGACTACTGGTGGTGAATAGCATCCTTTCATTCAGCCAGGAAAAAGATAGGAGTTGTCTGGATCCTGTTCAGGGCTTCGTCAGGGTCAAATGCGTATAAGTTCGTCAGCCTTTACAATGGCTCTACCAGTGTCATAGTTCCATGACAGCTCATGTTCAGGTTTCAAAAACTTCTCTCTACATGGTATGTGGGATTAGTTGGATTTCTTTGGATGCAAGTTACACAgagggtaaaggtaaggagaacTGGAAGATCACCACAGTGAACTGGGGCTCTAAATTTCCAGCCTTGCTACAGAGATTCCTTTCAAATGTAAGCAAGACGTGTCCAAATTCACAAATACATCTACTACCTAACTGGTACTGATCGCAGTGTCTCTGCGAGGTATAGTGCATTGTCTCTGTTAAGAAGTTGAGAATATTTAAGAACCTGCTTTGCTACATTGATCAGTTAAGTACCTGTGTGTTTTGCATGGATTCCCTTGTACAAGATTATTGTACATATAATACTTGCATGTGCCTTTCTCTTCATCTGCAAAGTACGGGTAACTTTACTGTTTTGACTTTTCTTGGAAGCCTGACGATTTAGTGATGGACTCAGTCTCAGAGGTCTTATTTATAAATGTAATAGAACCTCTACCTTAGTTTCTTAGTACTACTGTAAATGAAATCACATTTACAGATCTTAGCAAGACTCTCATGGCCAGAGAGAGAATCATTTGTTTCTGTTCATTTTAGTTGCCTCATACAGACTGGAACTATTTTAAGGTTTTTGTCCAGCTTAGCAGATGTATATAGCACTGTGCAGGCTGTCAAGATACTCCTTTACAGTTCAGACCACAGGGAGCTCTTCCACACATACAGTTAGTGATATATTCAGGTTTGCTAATTGAGATTTCTAAGAAAAGATTTACTTTAGTTTTGAAAAGTAAACAGCATCCCTTCAAAGAGCATTTTACTCCTTTTAAACTACTTGTATTTTGATTATGGTACTCACATAAATGGGTAATTCCTTGTTTTACAAATATGTGAACGGCAAATAAATTTCCttcattgcattttatttgtataaGGATTTGAGTTCTATTATTTCAGTATCTGCAGTCCCTCAAGATTTCAGATTTTGCATTTGAACAAATAGCTTTGTCCCTTTTAAGTGAGAAAAGTAGTGCTTTATAGACAAAGTTACAAAGTTAGAGTTGATTTTCGGTTGGATGTTACATCAAAGGTGCATATGCAAGCTTTCAGGTATTTAATATAAAGTGAAAGGTCATGTGGAAAGAAGCCCATAAGATAAAGGGAAAATGTACTTTATGAGAATTTGAATCCTGAAATTTAAAATTGAGTGAGGTTTTGAATTAATGAGAGCTAATGCTGTTTCTGAGCAATACAACCTTCACAGGCTAAAGAAAGtactttctaattaaaataatttaacccACTTATTCCTACAGTAAATACATGCATTGCTCTTGTCCCACACAGGTCAACAGtagcattactttttttttagaaatgaagAATAATGTTTATTCAGTATCTTAGTAGAAATGCTGTAGAACCTTGGGACTCAGTTatcaaaacacaaatatttttatctcaCTTTGAAGTTTTAATTCTGTAAAAAGTTTGCTCTGGActatataacattttaaaagacagttgTAAGTTATGAAAATACAATGTTTTCCACCACCCAGTTAATAGCATTTTACTGTTTGCTTTAAGCGGATTTTGGAGTATCAGCTAAAAACACAAGAACAATACAAAGAAGAGATTCTTTTATTGGTACACCATATTGGTAAGTTCATTGTTTTACTGACTTTCTAGTATGAACTAATAACCTAATATTACCTTGTTAATATTACAAGCTTGATACAGTATCATGTAAATACATTGAGAGTAGAATGTGCTTCTTAAAATGCTTCAGTGAATTTATCTATTTAGAACCTTTTTCAGAACAGATAAGAGAGCATTTTCTAATCTGGTACTTCATTATTCTCTTTGCAGGATGGCTCCAGAAGTAGTAATGTGTGAGACCTCTAAAGACAGGCCTTATGATTACAAGGCTGATATTTGGTCTCTTGGCATTACTTTGATAGAAATGGCTCAAATAGAGCCACCTCATCATGAATTAAATCCCATGCGAGTGCTTCTGAAAATAGCAAAATCTGATCCACCTACATTAGCACAGCCTTCAAAATGgttagtattttatttacaaCTTTCCCACCCCAATTTTAGATTCTGAGTATGAGGTATGCCAAGTGGTATATTTATTAAACTTATGTTCATGGATGTAAACCTGTTGAACTTTATGGAACTAGCTTTATGCATAAAGTCAGGTACATAttctatatgtgtgtgtttgtacatgtatacatacatgtatttatCTCCTTATACAATTGGGACTATGGTTTTTTGTCATAGTTCTGTATAGAAGCtttcatactgaaatattttgcagattttgCATTAAATGTATGCAAAATAGCTTTTTACATATGCAGTAAAAGATCTGAAGACCATATGAAAATCAGGTGAAAGGAGACtaaagtatttttaaactaaGAAAACATTTTCGAAAGCTGTTATCTCTTAGGTCATTTTAATATCCTTATGAGATTCCTTAAATGATACGGCAGATGTGATGTATTATAAATCCAGAGACAAAAGTAAACTCTTCTATTAATGgacaaacattttaaagattGTATTTGTGCCACATTGGTCTTTGCATTCCTGTACTGTCTGTGTTTTCCTAAATCAGTAGAAGGACCTGAAGCTGCAGTGTAGATGCATGTGAAAGCAAAAGAATATTTCACTGTGCACTAGTCTGATGTCAAGACAAAAGAACCACCGCTACCTGTTTCCTTTTTGTGTAGGTCATcagattttaaagattttctgaagaaatgtttggaaaagaaTGTAGATGCAAGGTGGAGTGCAACTCAACTTCTACAGGTAGGAAGAGTTAATTTAATTGTTCAGAACTGTGGTTTAAAGGCAagcatattttgtatttttcaaaatcagaGCAGTATTACAGTAACTATTTAAGTAATTTCTAATTAAGTGTTCATACACAGTCTGTTTTTAATGTTACATTGTTCCTTATTTGGTAAAATCTGATTAAATGATACAAAATGCAGATCAAAgtatttgtttacttattttgaTGTAATATAACTAATTACTTTGCATAAGTATTTATACTTTGATACTTCTAACTGAAGAAGGAGATATTTACATAAGTAGTCAATTGCTGACAGgtgttttaaaagctttagtGCTCAGCCTTCCTCTATAATGCTGTTACTGCAGAATAGCTAAACAGGAGTAGATGTGACTAGGTATGTTTACCATCAGCAGACATTTACTTTATCCAGAATACATCCAGCATATATTGAATAGATTTAAGCAGCAGGGCCAAGCAGAGAGAAGATTCACACAGTAGAAGAGGTAGctgtttcttcttaaagaaaattGTAAAACTCTGTTCTTGTTAGGAAAAATTGGTCTAAAGGCAAAGCAGGGTTTTTctagaaataatatttctgtataaaGCTTATCAGGAAATAATTTAACTGAGGAACTGAAAAGAAGTTAAACATATTTCCAGGAAAAATAACctttcaaaaaaatctttctagtTCTGTTCTTTGGATTGTGAAACAGGTCAGTATAAATGAATTACTTGTATTTTTAACAAGTTGTTAGACTACTTGCACAGTATATTTGAATAcaaatgtttcaatttttaaaacttctatAGAAAAAATTCCATTAGGACAGTTATGATTAATGTTAACTGTGAATCTTCGAGTTTGAAAGAATCAAAGTAGCATTTCTCTGAAGTTGTATTTCTTGCAACTTACTATTTTCCTACTGCATACAATGAAGTCAGCACTTAATATTGCacttatgttttattttcacaagCATCCATTTGTTACCGTTACTTCCAACAAACCAATAAGGGAATTGATTGCAGAAGCTAAGGCTGAAGTTACCGAAGAAGTTGAAGATGGTAAagatgaagatgaagaagaagaaacagaaaattctctGGTCagtttaaaatttacttttttaaatgtgCAATTAGTTTCAGTCACCAGTTTCCTATGGAGAACTTGGTATCTGATGTACTACCCAAATTTTGCATCAAGTCCTCTAAGAATAACAACATAAACATACTCTAACCTTATTACAAAATACGTAGtcagcattttcaaaatcagCATGTTCTTAAACTCCTTAAGAACTACtaataaagaataatatttaataaataatattcatttatttttgcatgtgtatatattttagattttaaaaatcacatactTACATTTTTTATATAGTTTTAAGTCAAAATGACTAGATGAACAATTAAACATATATTTGTATTCCATAAGATCCATGTGATTTTACAGCATGGCTGtcaaggaaaaaaccaaaagcaaacaaccCCGTATGCTACCAAGACAGGTTGGCCTTTATGAATGTAGTTCCAAAGATGCTTCAGAATCTTAGAATGCAGATTCAGTTTCTCAAAGGGCAAAGCCGTGAAGTTCAGTGATAATGGTACTAGGATGCAGAGTATACAGGTAGTGTGCTGTCTGACTTAACTGGCTCAAGCGCTATAAACATGGACAGTGACCAGTACCACCAGTAGCTGCTGTTACCAGCAATGGTAAAGAAGCAAAATGCATGTGCACAAGAACCAtgcctccatttcttcctcaCCCCTTACCACCCTAGTTCCATCCCCTGGCCTTCATACCACTTTCCCTGTCCATCCCAGCAGATCTCCAAGTGTGCATTCCCACCAACTTCCTCCAGGACTTACTCTCTATCTCCTAAGGCAGCACCTCCCACCTCCCTCTGCTGATCAGCTGCTAAGCCATCAGTCCCCGGGAGGGTTGGAGTGAAGTCCACCCTGCAACTCAATTAAGTGTCTCTGCATAAGCAACAGTTTAGGAAACTGTGAGGTAGATGCATTTACATTATTTGCTTGTGATAGTTTTAAAAACTTCTTGGAGATCAGCACTAGGCTTCTAGAAGTATTATGTGAAGAAATCTTTTAAATGCACCTTTGACTTAAAAGGAATTATTGTCTATATGCTTAGGAAAGCATGAAGGCAGGAAATGCCGATCAAACCCATGCTTACTTATGGTAACTAACCTAGTATGTTCCCAATGGCAAATCAGAAGCCTGATCTGCAAATTACAGGGTTCTGACAGTAAATACAGACAGAGGGATATCGCAATCACTTTGAAGAATGAAAGGACAATTATGGTTAAAATTATACTTTATTGGTATATTCTTTCGTATGTCTGTATGTAACCTGATAACATTCATTCATATTCCATCAGCAGCAATTTCTACAGTTATGTAACTGTTTCTATCCTAGTTCCGTATTGCCACTGAATCAGATCTGCTGGAGCTCTTCACCATTTTAATGGAGTTTTACAGTGATtaaaaaacagaccaaaaaattTTCAGGCTTTTTGAACAAAGACCACAGGGAAATATATTCTTTTCGATGAAGCAGAAGAATGTCTTACTGTTgcattttcagtgctgcagtaacTAATGTTACACAGCTTCTTCCTAGCCAAACTGGCACAAAGACGTGTGTTTCAAATCTGACTGTAGCTGGGACTACCAGGGAGCTGAACTAATAAACAAAAAAGCAGCGTGATTGGGAAAAGAGTCTTGAAGATTCTGTTTAAGTGTGAGGCAGAAGGCTGACCCTGATCCCTTTCCTTCAATCACAGTGTGTTTTATTAAATTACCAGAGCTGGAAGAGAGTTCTTATGAAACTGTTCTGTTCAGAGCCTGTCTGCAGTTCATACACTTGTGCTGTGGTAAAACCAAGTGAAGTACTCTGAGATTATCAAATTCATATAACTCTGCCTGTAAATACAGTATTAATCTCTATTCATGTATTCATCAGTAGAACTATAATTAAGTTAGAAAATGGTTAAatacttttcttcctttaaatttttaGCAGCTACCTGCAGAGAAGCGTGCATCCTCTGACCTTAGTATTGCCAGCTCTGAAGAGGATAAACTTTCACAGAATGCATCTGTTTTGGaatctctttctgagaaaacagaaagtaaTGCAACTGAGGACAAAGCCAGCACTCTACTTCCAGATGACAAAACAACTGGAGATGAATCTGAGGACATTAAATTTAGGAAAACAGCTGATAACATATGTGATACTACTGTTAGTGAGATAAAAGTGCAGAATGGTTCTGTGCCAACTGGTGAAGATGAGCAAGGCAAAATAGTGCCgactgaaaagaatacagaaaGCCTGGAACAAGCACATAAAGATACAGAACCccagaaaggagggaaagaacTTGATGTGGTAACAGAATCAGAAATAAGGGATGAACCCAACctaaaaatggagaaagaaaatgacaTGGGAAATGAACAGACAGAAGGTAATAAACTGAAAATAGTACCTACAACTGAAAATAGTGTAGAAACTGAAGAATCCATTTCTAGGGAAACTggtgaaaaagaagagaaggagaacAGAAGAGATCTCTCAGAAAGTAAGGAAGAAAAGGTCCCTGCAGAAGATACTACAGAGCAAAAGGAAGATAAAGACGAAGCTCAGAAAGAGGCGATTATAATAGACACCACTACAGAAATTCTACCTAATGCTGCAGATAAAGTGGCTGAAGAAAAAGAACTAATAAAGCATGGAATTGACGACTTTAGGGAGGTAGGTGGTATTGCTGAAACACAGGTCAGTGATGGGGATAAAATACCTGTGACGGAGGATAAGCCAGTAGAAAGCCAGGCTAAGCAGGTCCATGAGATAATGAGCTCCGAAGAAACTCTATCGGAAAGCCAAAATAAAGCAATCAAAGTAGACAACAAGCTGGCAGAAAGTGAAAATGAAGATATTAGTAATATAAACAGCATGGAGGAAACGGAGGTCAAGGACTCTGGGAAAGACGACATAGACCAGAAGGTAATACAGAGCAAGCCTGAGGATATTTCTAATAAAGTGGTAGATAAACTGACTGATATGGACCAAAATTCAGAAAAGCACAGACCTGAGAATATCCAGGAAAACAATATTCAGATAGACAAAGAACATTTGGAAGTTACGTCTGATGAAATAATGAAGAATAAGCTTCAAGGTACTGTCAGTGAACAACAAGCTGATGATTCTGAAGTCACTCCAGTCCCCAGTATTAGTATTAGCACTGAAGAAAATGAGGAGAAAGTCAAAACAGATAATCAAGACAACACTGAAACTTTACAGCAGCTAGAATCGGAGAATTTGAAGGAAAATGATGCAGATTCAGGCACTGGTTCTACGGCTGATAACAGCAGCATTGATTTGAACTTGTCGATTTCTAGTTTCCTTAGTAAAAACAAAGAGACAGGATCAATATCTTTACAGGTAAGTATAAGTAACCATATACTTTTATATAAAATCCTGTGTGATTTTATATGTGACCCTAAAACTGTCTGCAAGCTTGACCTTTccaacaaagaaaattatttggtgGGAAACTAGTGTGACAGTGTGGAATATAAAACTTTGTAGTAACCGAAGTATTGTAAAATTGCATGTCTGGATTTTGGCCAGTTATGCAGCAAAGCTAGAAGCTACAGAGCTgctaattattttctcatttcattgcatagttgtatttaaaaaatgtagaCTAGCATATAACAGGAACTCTAACAATATTAAAGGTGGAGACTTGTGAATGGTTGTAGTTCAGAGCTGATATTCAAGAAGACTAGTTCAGTACTTTACTCTGCAGAGAATCCCTGTTTAACAGGACAAATTTCTTATAACATCTAATCTTATATTGAATTCTTGTCACTTTCCTCTCCTGTCTCTCTGGTTAGATTTAGAGGAGCTAAGGCAGACAGTCTCTCAGGTTTGTTTATTCCGAACACTGTACTCCTATGGTTGTAGTATATCGGTGCAATTATGCCAGAATGAATGAGCTTATTCATAGGAAGCACATTCCAGATTATTAACTTTATTTATACCTTTATGCTAATACAATTATAGCCATACTATTATAGTAATTGTGTAACCATtggcttgaagaaaaaaaaccaaacccaaaactcaaccacaacaacaaaaaaccccaccccaaacaaaAATTATAGCTTGGCATAGCTCTGCTAAGCATGACTTGAGTGTGTTTGCTGTAGTTGTAACACAGTGGAGACAGAGTTTCAGCTGGCTGGAGTCTCTTCTCTTGTGATGAAACAACAGCATCTCTGAGAAATTAGATTTCTCTGGTTCTGTTGGCAAGATCATCACATGATTTTTGACTAATATAAATGAATAAACCCCCCCAACTTGCtcatttaatttattgccaaagCAGAAGTAAGTGGGTGAGTAAATTGCTATTCTGTTTCAGCACTGTTTTTCCAAATTAAGTATCTTTTTTTGTGACTGGGAAAATTATGTTCAAAAGCAAAGAATAATTGCAACTGTCTTCAGatcttgaaaataaaaccacatcaGTTCTGTTCAGggtttatctgaattatttttttttttcttctggcaatTTAGATGACCAATCATTAGTTTTCCTTTGCTGACTAGAGAAAGTTTCAGCACATTAGAATTTTTCAAGTTCTCACTTGATTAGTAAGGTACCTGATAAGCGAGAGGAACTCCTGATTTCTATATGGTAGgacttcacagaaatatttgaaataatttaatgttaagaaaaaaaggggaaaaaggatgTAACTTAAATAAGGAAAGGATAACTTACCAATACTTTATTCAGGAAACTAGAAGGCAGaagaaaactttaaagaaaactcGGAAGTTTGTTGTTGATGGAGTAGAAGTGAGTGTAACCACATCAAAAATAGTTACTGAAAATGACTCAAAAAGTGAAGAAATGCGATTTCTACGGtaagtgtttttaaaagtaaaatttagaaGAGGTTAgcagctaattttttttctctttgaataaaAGAAGGAAGCTAATGAtcttatttctgtaatatttgggGATTAGTTTCAATTATTTTGTCAATAGAAAGGAATGTAAAGTGTTCCTTAATTCAAATCTAGTTTTACTGGAACCAAGTTGTAGGtgcttttttcatattttgtatttttccacttcttttgtTTTCCCATCAATATTAAgtgttctttttcattattaGACGTCAAGAGCTAAGAGAGCTAAGACTTCTTCAGAAAGAGGAGCAGAGAGCCCAACAGCAACTCAGCAATAAGCTTTTGCAACAGCGAGAACAGATGTACAGACGTTTTGAACAGGAAATGACAGTGAGTTTCTGGATTTTGGTGCTCTTAAAATAGGACCTCTTGATGGAGTAGGCAGAATACAACTTGGAGCTATCAGGTGTTTCCTTTTATGATGGCTGTAGCtaagttttctttcttgttaatAAATGGCAATATTTTCCATTGTGGTGTGCCCAGCTCATATGCTAGAACTCGCCTGCCAGAACAGTTCATCATGGCCATCCTCTGCTGTGGTACAGCACTTCACTGAACAGAATTTAGTTTTCTTAAACAAGGtgccaaattatttttacagagtAAAAAGCGACAGTATGATCAAGAAATAGAAAATctagaaaaacagcagaaacagaCAATAGAGCGCTTGGAACAGGAACACACAAATCGTTTACGAGATGAAGCAAAACGCATCAAAGCAGAACAGGAGAAGGAATTGTCCAAATTCCAGAACAtgctgaagaacaaaaaaaaggaggtaaGAGACAATGATGATAATATAGAAATTAAGAAGTGTGGGCATAGCAAACAGTTGAGATTAGGTCACCCAGAAGCTTCGTCAACCTCATGTGCTATAGAGAGTTGTGGAAGGGTTCCCAGcagtctgtatttttgttttattgcttaaAGTGAAATACAAACAGCTAACAGGAAGATACAGATATTGACTTAATCTAGAAAAAATTACCAAATTAGAAgactttatttttaacagaatctttagtaaaatatattttctctcaaATATTAAAtcaagaaaaagtattttcttaaagaTTGTGAAAAATACTTGAGATTTCTACTTTAAACAAATCCATCTATAGCTACTGAGTAAATACTTATCAAATTAGAATTCCAAAGAAAAGAATATGGTCTTGATTGCTACTGAGGACCACTTAAATTCTAGAGAGTTTTTTTGTTAGAGTAATTTGTTAGATATTTATTGAATGTGTGCTGGCATTGCTTAGAATTTCTTTATATGAAGTGACAGCAGATTTAGTTCTTTAACTGAAAAGGAAAGCCAGGAGCGAAAAGTCTGGATAacctaaaatattttacagtaatttCATATGTGGCATGCAGTTAAGGCAAAATGAATGACATTTGACATTAATTTGCTTGCATTAGAGTAAGAGAAGGTGATGTGTTTTCACATGGATTTTGCATcttaaaagctgttttatttcattttcagatcaATTGCATAGTGCTCGTTTGTATAAAAATAGCTCTAGTGTTGGCTCTAATAGTTACTAGACTCACAGAGATTTCTTTAGAAATCTGTGCTATCCATGCTTTTGCATAGAGTGATCCTGTAGTagaaagtgcattaaaaaaatgtaagttgTGTTCAGTTTGAACCATATGCTCAtatgtaaataactttttttctcttttgtggtACCTCTTGCATTTTTGAGTCTCTCTCTGTTTACTGGTGATTGGGTCCTACATGGGAAAGCGGGAAGAATTTTACGCATTGCTCTGAGCTAAAAGCAGTTCTTTCATGGAAACAGGAATAGCATGTGGTGATTTGGACTCTGTTTTCCGATGATGCTTCCACTATTAAACAAACACGCATTTGTTTTTGGGTGCATAGTTTTGTATTTAAAGCTTAAGAAGGCGATTTACAGTTCAAAGGAATATGCAGCTGGTGCTCTAAAACTACCCATGCTATATTGGAGTGTGCAATTTTAAGaatgataaaaatgtaaaacacatcAGCAAAATTAACAGATTAATAGTCAGTTGATTTAGCTAGGTTATATTTAGAATCTTTCTACTAATCTAGTCTGATGCACCTTGGACCGAAACATGTTCCATTCCAGCATGTGTGTCATGAAAAGTTTCTTGAAAACATACTTAGTTATTGGTGGGTTTTGCTTTTGAATTCCTGAGAACCAAACActttcaattaatattttatttgcttgtatgtttattttaaaggcatAACCTGTATAGATGTCATTTATGGTTGGAGACACTAATAATGGCATCTTACAAATTTGTGTTTGAGACAGTGTCAGAAATAGCTGGTTTTCAGTGGAAGTGACTTTAAACTTCCAACCATTTTTTACAGCTTTACCATGAGGTAAACATACTCTTGTAGTCCTTTTACCATAGCGCTTCAAGAAAATACCATTTTTGCAGGTGGTGGTTTTCTTAACTATTGACTATTCTAGCTGCTGCATGAAAACTCAAGCAGGAGACTGCCATTTCTGTGAGCACGGGGCAGCATTTGCATGCAAAAAGAGGCTGGCATATACCTCCTTTCTGCACTGCGCTGGCATACATAAAGCACATATTGTTCCTTCTCTTTTCATTAAGCTCTTTTCACTAAACTAACATCCCTGCCACTGAAGTAATGCATGCTTCCCAGTACCTCTAGTGCTTGACCTGCATGTCCTACGTTCACAGTAATGCTTGCTGTGGAGAAAAAGTGTACTTTTCGCCACCTTCTGCATGCTTATATACACTGTAGGTTTTATGTGAAGTGGAGAAAGCACCAAAAGAGCTGAGAAAAGAGCTCATGAAACGCAAGAAAGAGGAGCTTGCACAAAGCCAGCATGCTCAGGTAACAAC comes from Athene noctua chromosome 5, bAthNoc1.hap1.1, whole genome shotgun sequence and encodes:
- the SLK gene encoding STE20-like serine/threonine-protein kinase isoform X2; translated protein: MSFFNFRKIFKLGGEKKKKQYEHVKRDLNPEEFWEIIGELGDGAFGKVFKAQNKETKVLAAAKVIDTKSEEELEDYMVEIDILASCDHPNIVKLLDAFYYENNLWILIEFCAGGAVDAVMLELERPLTEPQIKVVCRQTLEALNYLHENKIIHRDLKAGNILFTLDGDIKLADFGVSAKNTRTIQRRDSFIGTPYWMAPEVVMCETSKDRPYDYKADIWSLGITLIEMAQIEPPHHELNPMRVLLKIAKSDPPTLAQPSKWSSDFKDFLKKCLEKNVDARWSATQLLQHPFVTVTSNKPIRELIAEAKAEVTEEVEDGKDEDEEEETENSLQLPAEKRASSDLSIASSEEDKLSQNASVLESLSEKTESNATEDKASTLLPDDKTTGDESEDIKFRKTADNICDTTVSEIKVQNGSVPTGEDEQGKIVPTEKNTESLEQAHKDTEPQKGGKELDVVTESEIRDEPNLKMEKENDMGNEQTEGNKLKIVPTTENSVETEESISRETGEKEEKENRRDLSESKEEKVPAEDTTEQKEDKDEAQKEAIIIDTTTEILPNAADKVAEEKELIKHGIDDFREVGGIAETQVSDGDKIPVTEDKPVESQAKQVHEIMSSEETLSESQNKAIKVDNKLAESENEDISNINSMEETEVKDSGKDDIDQKVIQSKPEDISNKVVDKLTDMDQNSEKHRPENIQENNIQIDKEHLEVTSDEIMKNKLQGTVSEQQADDSEVTPVPSISISTEENEEKVKTDNQDNTETLQQLESENLKENDADSGTGSTADNSSIDLNLSISSFLSKNKETGSISLQETRRQKKTLKKTRKFVVDGVEVSVTTSKIVTENDSKSEEMRFLRRQELRELRLLQKEEQRAQQQLSNKLLQQREQMYRRFEQEMTSKKRQYDQEIENLEKQQKQTIERLEQEHTNRLRDEAKRIKAEQEKELSKFQNMLKNKKKEEQEFVQKQQQELDASLKKIIQQQKTELATIERDFLNNKQQLMRAREAAIWELEERHLQEKHQLLKQQLKDQYFMQRHQLLKRHEKETEQMQRYNQRLIEELKNKQTQERARLPKIQRSEAKTRMAMFKKSLRINSLASPDQDREKIKQFAVQEEKRQKNERLAQHQKHENQMRDLQLQCEANIRELHQLQNEKCHLLVEHETQKLKELDEEHSQELKEWREKLRPRKKTLEEEFARKLQEQEVFFKMTGESECLNPSTQSRISKFYPIPSLHSTGS
- the SLK gene encoding STE20-like serine/threonine-protein kinase isoform X1 produces the protein MSFFNFRKIFKLGGEKKKKQYEHVKRDLNPEEFWEIIGELGDGAFGKVFKAQNKETKVLAAAKVIDTKSEEELEDYMVEIDILASCDHPNIVKLLDAFYYENNLWILIEFCAGGAVDAVMLELERPLTEPQIKVVCRQTLEALNYLHENKIIHRDLKAGNILFTLDGDIKLADFGVSAKNTRTIQRRDSFIGTPYWMAPEVVMCETSKDRPYDYKADIWSLGITLIEMAQIEPPHHELNPMRVLLKIAKSDPPTLAQPSKWSSDFKDFLKKCLEKNVDARWSATQLLQHPFVTVTSNKPIRELIAEAKAEVTEEVEDGKDEDEEEETENSLQLPAEKRASSDLSIASSEEDKLSQNASVLESLSEKTESNATEDKASTLLPDDKTTGDESEDIKFRKTADNICDTTVSEIKVQNGSVPTGEDEQGKIVPTEKNTESLEQAHKDTEPQKGGKELDVVTESEIRDEPNLKMEKENDMGNEQTEGNKLKIVPTTENSVETEESISRETGEKEEKENRRDLSESKEEKVPAEDTTEQKEDKDEAQKEAIIIDTTTEILPNAADKVAEEKELIKHGIDDFREVGGIAETQVSDGDKIPVTEDKPVESQAKQVHEIMSSEETLSESQNKAIKVDNKLAESENEDISNINSMEETEVKDSGKDDIDQKVIQSKPEDISNKVVDKLTDMDQNSEKHRPENIQENNIQIDKEHLEVTSDEIMKNKLQGTVSEQQADDSEVTPVPSISISTEENEEKVKTDNQDNTETLQQLESENLKENDADSGTGSTADNSSIDLNLSISSFLSKNKETGSISLQETRRQKKTLKKTRKFVVDGVEVSVTTSKIVTENDSKSEEMRFLRRQELRELRLLQKEEQRAQQQLSNKLLQQREQMYRRFEQEMTSKKRQYDQEIENLEKQQKQTIERLEQEHTNRLRDEAKRIKAEQEKELSKFQNMLKNKKKEVLCEVEKAPKELRKELMKRKKEELAQSQHAQEQEFVQKQQQELDASLKKIIQQQKTELATIERDFLNNKQQLMRAREAAIWELEERHLQEKHQLLKQQLKDQYFMQRHQLLKRHEKETEQMQRYNQRLIEELKNKQTQERARLPKIQRSEAKTRMAMFKKSLRINSLASPDQDREKIKQFAVQEEKRQKNERLAQHQKHENQMRDLQLQCEANIRELHQLQNEKCHLLVEHETQKLKELDEEHSQELKEWREKLRPRKKTLEEEFARKLQEQEVFFKMTGESECLNPSTQSRISKFYPIPSLHSTGS